One region of Bacillota bacterium genomic DNA includes:
- a CDS encoding pilus assembly protein PilM — protein MLRWSSRFGKNFSPVGLDLGTVQIKLIQFRLERGRIAVHRRGVFPLKEGVIVHGRVADGVALRHQLRQIFAEMRLKRRDSFLCIGNDTVIVRSFTLPAMPAAEIPAAVRWEALKYHPNPAAMTTDYIVTGKKKLDGKRIIETRIISVPREIVDGYLGAVRDAGFNPVGVEIEPLALCRAVRFFNANGKGRKLLLDIGGEKSMLVMMENGCYLYSRILKIGARDMHAPVTDCRSATVEKVAEGGMPYGVGEEPPGSLAARVYHALEYYHYRMPERDDGKIGELLLFGGGAVRARASFVGDERIPSPTVFTFRKDGGLLHESGFSGGDDHLFGVAGGLALRGWVDEKGY, from the coding sequence ATGTTGCGTTGGAGTTCCCGTTTCGGGAAAAATTTTTCTCCCGTGGGCCTGGACCTGGGGACGGTGCAGATAAAATTGATCCAATTCCGCCTGGAGAGGGGACGCATCGCGGTTCATCGGCGGGGTGTTTTTCCCCTGAAGGAAGGTGTCATCGTTCATGGGCGGGTTGCCGACGGCGTTGCTCTCCGACATCAGTTGCGGCAGATCTTTGCGGAGATGAGATTGAAAAGAAGGGACTCATTTCTCTGTATCGGGAATGATACGGTCATTGTCCGTTCCTTCACCTTGCCGGCAATGCCCGCGGCGGAAATCCCCGCCGCGGTGCGCTGGGAGGCATTGAAATATCATCCAAACCCCGCGGCGATGACCACCGATTACATCGTGACGGGGAAAAAAAAGTTGGATGGTAAGCGCATCATCGAGACCAGGATCATTTCCGTGCCCCGGGAGATCGTGGATGGCTACCTCGGTGCGGTCAGGGATGCGGGTTTCAATCCTGTCGGCGTGGAGATCGAACCGCTGGCCCTCTGCCGGGCTGTTCGTTTCTTCAATGCCAACGGAAAGGGCAGGAAGTTGCTGCTTGATATTGGCGGAGAGAAGAGCATGCTGGTCATGATGGAGAACGGCTGCTATCTTTATTCACGGATATTGAAAATCGGGGCGCGGGATATGCATGCCCCCGTTACTGATTGCCGCAGCGCCACGGTGGAGAAAGTGGCGGAAGGGGGCATGCCCTATGGCGTTGGGGAAGAACCGCCCGGCAGCCTGGCGGCGCGGGTTTATCATGCCCTGGAGTATTATCATTACCGGATGCCGGAGAGGGACGATGGCAAGATCGGGGAGTTGTTGCTATTTGGCGGCGGTGCGGTCAGGGCCCGCGCTTCCTTTGTTGGTGATGAAAGGATACCTTCGCCGACCGTTTTCACCTTTCGCAAGGATGGCGGCCTGTTGCATGAATCCGGTTTCTCCGGCGGGGATGACCATCTGTTCGGCGTGGCCGGTGGCCTGGCTCTCAGGGGGTGGGTAGATGAAAAAGGATATTGA